The following coding sequences lie in one Desulfovibrio psychrotolerans genomic window:
- a CDS encoding fumarate reductase flavoprotein subunit, whose product MQIFHTDLLCIGAGLAGERVAVEAAMAGFGVTCLSIVPPRRSHSSAAQGGMQAALGNAVMGKGDSPDVHFADTVKGSDWGCDQEVARIFADTAPIVMREMAHWGVPWNRVVAGTHTYYKGGKPFEAEEAADKHGLIHARAFGGTAKWRTCYTADGTGRAVLNTLDTKCLQYGVSIHDRTQAEALIHDGTRCMGAIVRCLKTGQLMAYLARATLIATGGYGRIYRATTNAVICDGGGQIIALDTGLVPMGNMEAVQFHPTGTVPTDILVTEGCRGDGGTLLDVNGYRFMPDYEPDKAELASRDVVSRRMIEHMRKGFGVPSPYGEHLWLDIRHLGERHITTKLREVYDICTNFLGVDPIHQLIPVRPTHHYSMGGVRVDKSGAAYGLSGLFSAGESACWDMHGFNRLGGNSLAETVVAGSYIGKQVVQFLQGTEVDFSSAAIRNAHSKVAERIARIESNGRSGENCFTLRNAMQDVMMEHVGIFRNEADLTAGVEKLQTLLERSANIGLQAPSRGFTPEMSMALRLPGMLKLALCTAYGALMRTESRGAHTREDYPERNDRDWLNRTLAYWAEGETLPTLKYEDASPYFEIPPGDRGYGGGKIIPADLPPEKLTVPGRPAPHTATPEKQ is encoded by the coding sequence ATGCAGATTTTTCATACAGACCTGCTCTGCATCGGGGCAGGCCTCGCCGGTGAACGCGTGGCCGTGGAAGCGGCCATGGCCGGGTTCGGCGTCACCTGTCTTTCCATCGTCCCTCCGCGCCGCTCCCACTCCTCTGCGGCGCAAGGCGGCATGCAGGCTGCTCTGGGCAACGCGGTCATGGGCAAGGGCGACAGCCCGGACGTGCATTTCGCCGACACGGTAAAAGGCTCCGACTGGGGCTGCGATCAGGAAGTCGCACGCATTTTTGCCGACACGGCCCCCATCGTCATGCGCGAAATGGCCCACTGGGGCGTGCCGTGGAACCGCGTGGTGGCGGGCACCCATACCTATTATAAAGGCGGCAAGCCCTTCGAGGCGGAAGAAGCCGCAGACAAGCACGGCCTCATCCACGCCCGCGCCTTCGGCGGCACGGCCAAGTGGCGCACCTGCTACACGGCAGACGGCACAGGCCGCGCGGTGCTGAACACGCTGGATACCAAGTGTCTGCAATACGGCGTGAGCATCCACGACCGCACGCAGGCAGAGGCGCTCATCCATGACGGCACGCGCTGCATGGGGGCCATCGTGCGCTGCCTGAAAACCGGCCAGCTCATGGCCTACCTCGCACGGGCCACACTCATCGCCACGGGCGGCTACGGCCGCATCTACCGCGCCACCACCAACGCGGTCATCTGCGACGGCGGCGGCCAGATCATCGCACTGGATACGGGTCTTGTCCCCATGGGCAACATGGAAGCCGTGCAGTTCCACCCCACGGGCACCGTCCCCACGGATATTCTCGTGACCGAAGGCTGCCGGGGCGACGGCGGCACCCTGCTCGATGTGAACGGCTACCGCTTCATGCCCGACTACGAGCCGGATAAGGCCGAACTGGCCTCGCGCGACGTGGTTTCGCGCCGCATGATAGAGCACATGCGCAAGGGATTCGGCGTGCCCAGCCCCTACGGCGAACACCTCTGGCTGGATATCCGCCACCTCGGCGAGCGGCACATCACCACCAAGCTGCGCGAGGTGTATGACATCTGCACAAACTTCCTCGGCGTAGACCCCATCCACCAGCTCATTCCCGTGCGGCCCACCCACCACTATTCCATGGGCGGCGTGCGGGTAGACAAGTCCGGCGCAGCCTACGGCCTCTCCGGGCTGTTCTCGGCGGGCGAATCCGCCTGCTGGGACATGCACGGCTTCAACCGGCTGGGCGGCAACTCGCTGGCAGAAACCGTGGTGGCAGGCTCCTACATCGGCAAGCAGGTGGTGCAGTTCCTTCAGGGCACCGAGGTGGACTTCTCCTCCGCCGCCATCCGCAATGCCCATTCCAAGGTGGCGGAACGCATCGCCCGCATAGAGAGCAACGGCAGGAGCGGCGAAAACTGCTTCACCCTGCGCAATGCCATGCAGGACGTGATGATGGAACACGTGGGTATCTTCCGCAACGAGGCGGACCTTACGGCAGGCGTGGAAAAACTGCAGACACTGCTGGAGCGTTCGGCCAACATAGGCCTGCAGGCCCCGTCACGCGGCTTCACCCCGGAAATGTCCATGGCCCTGCGCCTTCCCGGCATGCTCAAGCTGGCCCTGTGCACGGCTTACGGGGCGCTCATGCGCACCGAATCACGCGGGGCGCACACCCGCGAAGACTACCCGGAACGCAACGACCGCGACTGGCTGAACCGCACCCTCGCCTACTGGGCAGAAGGCGAAACCCTGCCCACCCTGAAGTATGAGGACGCCTCCCCCTACTTTGAAATCCCCCCCGGCGACCGGGGATACGGCGGCGGCAAGATCATTCCCGCCGACCTGCCGCCGGAAAAGCTCACCGTTCCCGGCAGGCCCGCCCCCCACACCGCCACCCCCGAGAAGCAGTAA
- a CDS encoding fumarate reductase iron-sulfur subunit → MSRRLHLEIFRYNPLDPDSVPRMQSFYVNEYDSMTLFIALNLIREEQDPGVQFDFCCRAGICGSCGMVINGRPGLACHTQTRDLPDHIVLHPLPVFKLIGDLSVDTGTWFRNVGKRIEAWVHTDDTAFNPADEESRMENALAEQIFELDRCVECGCCIAACGTARMREDFMGAATINRVARFYIDPRDKRSDDDYYDVIGNDEGVFGCMGLLGCEDVCPKKIPLQDQLGIMRRMLALNSVKGILPKGILDRLRHKGCCHEKH, encoded by the coding sequence ATGTCCCGCAGACTTCATCTGGAAATCTTCCGCTACAACCCGCTGGACCCGGACTCCGTGCCGCGCATGCAGTCGTTTTACGTGAACGAATATGATTCCATGACCCTGTTCATCGCCCTGAACCTCATCCGCGAGGAGCAGGACCCCGGCGTGCAGTTCGACTTCTGCTGCCGCGCGGGCATCTGCGGTTCGTGCGGCATGGTCATCAACGGCCGCCCAGGCCTTGCCTGCCATACCCAGACCCGCGACCTGCCGGACCACATCGTGCTGCACCCGCTGCCCGTGTTCAAGCTCATCGGCGACCTGTCGGTGGATACGGGCACATGGTTCCGCAACGTAGGCAAACGCATAGAGGCGTGGGTGCATACGGACGACACCGCCTTCAACCCCGCCGACGAAGAATCGCGCATGGAAAACGCGCTGGCCGAACAGATATTCGAACTGGACCGCTGTGTGGAATGCGGCTGCTGCATCGCGGCATGCGGAACGGCCCGCATGCGTGAAGACTTCATGGGTGCCGCCACCATCAACCGCGTGGCCCGGTTCTACATAGACCCCCGTGACAAGCGCAGCGATGACGACTACTACGATGTCATCGGCAACGACGAGGGAGTGTTCGGCTGCATGGGGCTTCTGGGCTGCGAGGACGTGTGCCCCAAAAAGATCCCCCTGCAGGACCAGCTCGGCATCATGCGCCGCATGCTGGCGCTGAACTCGGTCAAGGGCATCCTGCCCAAGGGCATACTGGACAGGCTGAGGCACAAAGGCTGCTGCCATGAGAAACATTGA
- a CDS encoding fumarate hydratase: MRNIEAREIHEAVVGLVTQAARHLPPDVNQALAAALAREESDSAREILGQLLENAELAARTGLPLCQDTGVGVFFVELGADVRVQGVLPEIINAAMVEGYAKGLLRKSLCHPLTRKNTGDNSPAAIHVDIVPGDRLTIMHMAKGGGSENMSRCTMLTPAQGWAGIKDFVVRRMAEAGPNPCPPTIVGVGIGGTFDMAPALAKKALFRPVGIRNPDPEIAAMELELLDAVNDLGIGPMGLGGRTTSLDVKIEMRPCHIASLPLAVNVQCHSSRVREVVL, encoded by the coding sequence ATGAGAAACATTGAGGCAAGAGAAATTCATGAAGCCGTGGTCGGTCTGGTCACTCAGGCCGCCCGGCATCTTCCGCCGGACGTGAATCAGGCCCTCGCCGCCGCGCTGGCGCGCGAGGAATCGGACTCCGCCCGCGAAATACTGGGCCAGCTTCTGGAAAACGCGGAACTTGCGGCCCGCACGGGGCTGCCCCTGTGTCAGGATACGGGCGTGGGCGTCTTCTTCGTGGAACTGGGGGCAGATGTCCGCGTGCAGGGCGTCCTGCCGGAAATCATCAACGCCGCCATGGTGGAAGGGTACGCCAAGGGCCTGCTGCGCAAGTCCCTGTGCCACCCCCTCACCCGCAAGAACACGGGCGATAACAGCCCCGCCGCCATCCATGTGGACATAGTGCCCGGCGACAGGCTTACCATCATGCACATGGCCAAGGGCGGCGGATCGGAAAACATGTCGCGCTGCACCATGCTCACCCCGGCGCAGGGCTGGGCAGGCATCAAGGATTTTGTGGTGCGCCGCATGGCAGAGGCGGGGCCGAACCCCTGCCCGCCCACCATCGTGGGCGTGGGCATCGGCGGCACCTTCGACATGGCCCCCGCATTGGCCAAAAAAGCCCTGTTCCGGCCTGTGGGCATCCGCAACCCGGACCCGGAAATAGCGGCCATGGAGCTGGAACTGCTGGACGCCGTCAACGATCTGGGTATAGGTCCCATGGGACTGGGCGGCAGAACGACCAGCCTTGACGTCAAGATAGAGATGCGCCCCTGCCACATCGCCAGCCTGCCGCTGGCTGTGAATGTGCAGTGCCATTCCTCGCGCGTCCGGGAGGTTGTCCTGTGA
- a CDS encoding Fe-S-containing hydro-lyase, translated as MATYSLTAPLRDEDLRKLRAGDVVRLSGTVYTARDAAHKRLCEQLDNNEEPPFPLQGAVIYYVGPSPAPEGRPIGSAGPTTSYRMDTYAPRLHALGVKASIGKGKRSQAVRNALQEHTGVYFGATGGAGALLSQCITAAEVIAYADLGPEAVRRLTVQDFPLLVVNDSHGNELYAKPNYDL; from the coding sequence ATGGCAACCTACTCCCTTACCGCCCCCCTGCGGGACGAAGACCTGCGCAAACTGCGTGCGGGCGATGTGGTGCGGCTTTCCGGCACGGTCTACACTGCGCGCGACGCCGCCCACAAACGGCTGTGTGAGCAGCTGGACAACAACGAGGAGCCGCCCTTCCCCCTGCAGGGCGCTGTCATCTACTATGTGGGGCCAAGCCCCGCGCCCGAAGGCAGGCCCATAGGTTCCGCCGGGCCCACCACCAGCTACCGCATGGATACCTACGCCCCGCGCCTGCACGCACTGGGCGTCAAGGCCAGCATCGGCAAGGGCAAACGCAGTCAGGCCGTGCGCAATGCCCTGCAGGAGCACACGGGGGTCTATTTCGGGGCCACGGGCGGCGCGGGCGCGCTGCTGTCGCAGTGCATCACCGCGGCAGAGGTCATCGCCTATGCAGACCTCGGCCCGGAAGCCGTCCGCAGGCTCACCGTTCAGGATTTTCCGTTACTGGTGGTCAACGATTCCCACGGTAACGAACTCTACGCCAAACCCAACTACGACCTGTAG
- a CDS encoding malic enzyme-like NAD(P)-binding protein, with product MALYTKEEALDYHRLPRRGKVEVVPVKPCNTQKDLSLAYSPGVAEACMAIHADPSLVDAYTGRSNLVGVVSDGTAVLGLGNIGPKAGKPVMEGKGVLFKTFCDIDVFDINLAVKSADQLIEIVKAMEPTFGGINLEDIKAPECFYIEETLKREMSIPVFHDDQHGTAVISGAGIINACEITNRRIEDLKVVVVGAGAAGIACANFYVQLGVDRKNIFMFDSKGLIHKGREAMNKYKASFAQDKDHGSLADCLKGADCFLGLSVKDLLNKDMVQSMAKDPIIFAMANPDPEIPYPAAKEASPNCIMGTGRSDFPNQVNNVSGFPYIFRGALDVQATEINEAMKIAAARSLAALAKEPVPSEICDAYGVKELSFGVDYVIPKPLDARILEWEVPAVAKAAMETGVARSPIADLEAYTASLKERVAASRKRINAYVKSYGFEF from the coding sequence ATGGCCCTGTATACCAAAGAAGAGGCGCTGGACTACCACCGCCTTCCCCGCCGCGGCAAGGTGGAAGTGGTTCCCGTAAAGCCCTGCAATACCCAGAAGGATCTTTCCCTGGCCTATTCCCCCGGCGTGGCGGAAGCGTGCATGGCCATCCATGCAGACCCCTCGCTGGTCGATGCCTACACCGGCCGCTCCAACCTTGTCGGCGTGGTGTCAGACGGCACGGCGGTGCTTGGCCTCGGCAACATCGGCCCCAAGGCGGGCAAGCCGGTCATGGAAGGCAAGGGCGTCCTCTTCAAGACCTTCTGCGATATTGACGTCTTCGACATAAACCTCGCCGTAAAGAGCGCGGACCAGCTTATAGAAATCGTCAAGGCCATGGAACCCACCTTCGGCGGCATCAATCTGGAAGACATCAAGGCACCGGAATGCTTCTATATCGAAGAGACCCTCAAGCGCGAGATGAGCATCCCCGTATTCCATGACGACCAGCACGGCACGGCGGTCATCTCCGGCGCGGGCATCATCAACGCCTGCGAAATAACCAACCGCCGCATAGAAGACCTCAAGGTCGTGGTGGTGGGTGCCGGTGCGGCGGGCATTGCCTGCGCCAACTTCTATGTGCAGCTCGGCGTGGACCGCAAAAACATCTTCATGTTCGACTCCAAGGGCCTTATCCACAAGGGTCGCGAGGCCATGAACAAATACAAGGCCTCCTTCGCGCAGGACAAGGACCACGGCTCGCTGGCCGACTGCCTCAAGGGCGCGGACTGCTTCCTCGGCCTGTCGGTCAAAGACCTGCTGAACAAGGACATGGTGCAGTCCATGGCCAAAGACCCCATCATCTTCGCCATGGCCAACCCTGATCCGGAAATTCCCTACCCCGCCGCCAAGGAAGCCAGCCCCAACTGCATCATGGGTACCGGACGTTCAGACTTCCCCAATCAGGTGAACAACGTCTCCGGCTTCCCCTACATCTTCCGGGGCGCGCTGGACGTGCAGGCCACAGAGATCAACGAGGCCATGAAGATAGCCGCCGCCAGATCGCTCGCCGCCCTTGCCAAGGAACCCGTGCCCAGCGAGATATGCGATGCCTACGGCGTGAAGGAGCTTTCGTTCGGCGTGGACTACGTCATTCCCAAGCCGCTGGATGCCCGCATACTGGAATGGGAAGTTCCCGCCGTGGCCAAAGCGGCCATGGAGACAGGCGTTGCCCGCAGCCCCATTGCCGATCTGGAAGCCTACACCGCCTCCCTCAAGGAACGCGTGGCCGCCTCCCGCAAACGCATCAATGCCTATGTGAAGAGCTACGGCTTCGAATTCTAA
- a CDS encoding sulfide/dihydroorotate dehydrogenase-like FAD/NAD-binding protein, translating to MANTILKKERLIPGQTSKLVIHAPHIAAKAKPGNFVILRVNEKGERIPLTIADTDKEHGTITIVYLVLGKSTALLEELNEGDAILDLCGPLGKATHIRTGGTIICVGGGTGIAAMHHIAKGHHEAGNHVVAIIGARSKDLLLFEKELKSFCPEVLISTDDGSYGHKGLVTELLKDRLEKDTTVTEVVAVGPVPMMAAVARTTEPFGVYTTVSLNSIMVDGVGMCGACRVTVGGETRFACVDGPEFDGHKVDFAELRQRLAAFSPMEKQSYEHHCRCKCNDKK from the coding sequence ATGGCAAACACCATTCTCAAAAAAGAGCGGCTCATCCCCGGCCAGACCAGCAAACTGGTCATCCACGCGCCGCACATTGCGGCAAAGGCCAAGCCGGGCAACTTTGTCATCCTGCGCGTGAATGAAAAGGGCGAACGCATCCCCCTGACCATAGCGGACACCGACAAGGAACACGGCACCATCACCATCGTCTATCTGGTTCTGGGAAAAAGCACCGCCCTGCTGGAAGAACTGAACGAAGGCGATGCCATCCTCGACCTGTGCGGCCCGCTGGGCAAAGCCACCCACATCCGCACCGGCGGCACCATCATCTGTGTGGGCGGCGGCACGGGCATAGCCGCCATGCACCACATCGCCAAGGGGCACCATGAAGCGGGCAACCACGTGGTCGCCATCATCGGCGCACGCAGCAAAGACCTGCTGCTCTTCGAGAAGGAACTCAAAAGCTTCTGTCCGGAAGTGCTCATCTCCACAGACGACGGCAGCTACGGCCACAAGGGCCTTGTGACCGAACTGCTGAAGGACCGGCTGGAAAAAGACACCACCGTCACCGAGGTGGTGGCCGTGGGCCCCGTGCCCATGATGGCCGCCGTGGCCCGCACCACGGAACCGTTCGGCGTATACACCACGGTCAGCCTGAACTCCATCATGGTGGACGGCGTGGGCATGTGCGGTGCCTGCCGCGTCACCGTGGGCGGCGAAACCAGATTCGCCTGCGTGGACGGCCCGGAATTCGACGGCCACAAGGTGGATTTCGCGGAACTGCGGCAGCGGCTGGCGGCCTTTTCGCCCATGGAGAAGCAATCGTACGAACATCACTGCAGGTGCAAGTGCAATGACAAAAAGTAG
- the gltA gene encoding NADPH-dependent glutamate synthase — translation MTKSRKETAPRVPMPNQPADERRRNFDEVALGYTREMAMQEAQRCLQCKKPKCVKGCPVEVPIPQFIAELAKGDVEKAYQVIKSTNSLPAVCGRVCPQEIQCEGACILGVKAEPVAIGRLERFVADEYMHMDACDLITAKPECPLIDEEKKVACIGSGPSSLTVAGYLASRGCKVTVFEALHEVGGVLVYGIPEFRLPKEKIVAKEVNALRELEVEFVTNFVGGKTFSIQDLFDQGYKAVFIGVGAGLPKFLRIPGENFNGVFSANEYLTRVNLGRAYDFPNYDTPIIRGRKVTVYGGGNVAMDAARTAQRLGAESVHIVYRRTADAMPARHEEIEHAVEEGIHLEVLANPVEFRGDERGCLTSVLLQRMELGEPDASGRRSPKPIPGNTYELETDLAVIAVGTNPNPVLLENEPDLKLNKWGYIQADETTGETSIPNVFAGGDIVTGAATVILAMGAGRRAAREIARRLGIPE, via the coding sequence ATGACAAAAAGTAGGAAGGAAACCGCCCCCCGCGTTCCCATGCCCAACCAGCCCGCCGATGAACGCAGGCGCAATTTCGATGAAGTGGCGCTGGGCTACACCAGAGAAATGGCCATGCAGGAGGCGCAACGCTGCCTCCAGTGCAAAAAGCCCAAGTGTGTGAAGGGCTGCCCGGTGGAGGTGCCCATTCCCCAGTTCATCGCCGAACTTGCCAAGGGCGATGTGGAAAAAGCCTATCAGGTCATCAAATCCACCAACAGCCTGCCCGCCGTGTGCGGTCGCGTCTGTCCGCAGGAAATCCAGTGCGAAGGTGCCTGCATTCTCGGCGTCAAGGCAGAACCCGTTGCCATAGGCCGTCTGGAACGCTTCGTAGCGGACGAGTACATGCACATGGACGCCTGCGACCTCATCACCGCAAAGCCGGAATGCCCCCTCATCGACGAAGAAAAAAAGGTGGCCTGCATCGGTTCCGGCCCGTCCAGCCTCACGGTCGCCGGCTATCTGGCCTCGCGCGGCTGCAAGGTCACGGTGTTCGAGGCACTGCATGAGGTGGGCGGCGTGCTGGTCTACGGCATTCCGGAATTCCGCCTGCCCAAGGAAAAAATCGTTGCCAAAGAAGTGAACGCCCTGCGTGAACTGGAAGTGGAGTTCGTCACCAACTTCGTGGGCGGCAAGACCTTCAGCATTCAGGACCTGTTCGATCAGGGCTACAAGGCTGTCTTCATAGGCGTGGGTGCGGGGCTTCCCAAATTCCTGCGCATTCCGGGAGAAAACTTCAACGGCGTGTTCTCCGCCAACGAATATCTCACCCGCGTCAACCTCGGCCGCGCCTACGACTTCCCCAATTACGACACCCCCATCATCCGGGGACGCAAGGTCACAGTCTACGGCGGCGGCAACGTGGCCATGGATGCAGCCCGCACGGCCCAGCGTCTGGGGGCGGAATCGGTGCACATCGTCTACCGCCGCACAGCGGACGCCATGCCCGCACGGCACGAGGAAATCGAGCACGCCGTGGAAGAAGGCATTCATCTGGAAGTGCTGGCCAATCCTGTGGAATTCAGGGGCGATGAACGCGGCTGCCTCACCTCCGTGCTGCTGCAGCGCATGGAACTGGGCGAACCGGATGCCTCCGGCAGACGCTCGCCCAAGCCCATTCCCGGCAACACCTACGAGCTGGAAACCGACCTTGCCGTCATTGCCGTGGGCACCAACCCAAACCCGGTGCTGCTGGAAAATGAACCGGACCTCAAGCTCAACAAATGGGGCTACATACAGGCGGACGAGACCACGGGCGAAACCTCCATCCCCAATGTCTTCGCGGGCGGCGATATCGTCACCGGCGCAGCCACGGTCATCCTCGCCATGGGCGCGGGACGCCGCGCCGCGCGGGAAATTGCCCGCCGCCTCGGCATACCCGAATAA
- a CDS encoding (Fe-S)-binding protein, whose amino-acid sequence MSDTTSKPKSLPKHSGPSFKDQVADLLPEGGNLNLCLTCGACSAGCPATGLEGMDPRKFLRMAALGMDEELTSTPWVWMCTMCTRCVHVCPMRINIPQLVYHARKSWPEENKPRGIVNSCLQAFKNEGFSAMGASSDDFRFVVEDMLEEVRENQPGQEDLQAHVDRHGAEYFLNQNSREPVTEPDEMAPLWKILNKAGCDWTYGSVGWAAENYCLFAADDERWEAMVRTKIKAVEDLGCKYWLNTEUGHELYAVRFGLQKFNIKTDVQIESIIRLYARWVREGKLSVNSDWNKDNIKFTVQDPCQLVRKSYGDPVADDLRFVVKAVVGEDNFIDMWPNKSNNYCCGGGGGFLQSGFPEARRYYGKRKDEQIRNTGAPYVIAPCHNCHSQIHDLSEFYGGGYHVVHLWTLIALSLGMLGENEREYLGADLCDCGLCETNGE is encoded by the coding sequence ATGTCGGATACCACCAGCAAGCCCAAATCCCTGCCCAAGCATTCCGGCCCCTCCTTCAAGGACCAGGTGGCCGACCTGCTGCCGGAAGGCGGCAACCTGAACCTGTGCCTCACCTGCGGAGCCTGTTCCGCAGGCTGTCCCGCCACCGGGCTGGAAGGCATGGACCCCCGCAAATTCCTGCGCATGGCCGCCCTCGGCATGGACGAGGAACTCACGTCCACCCCGTGGGTGTGGATGTGCACCATGTGCACCCGCTGTGTGCACGTATGCCCCATGCGCATAAATATTCCCCAGCTGGTCTACCACGCCCGCAAAAGCTGGCCGGAAGAAAATAAGCCGCGCGGCATAGTAAATTCCTGCCTGCAAGCCTTCAAGAACGAAGGCTTCAGCGCCATGGGCGCAAGTTCAGACGATTTCCGCTTCGTGGTGGAAGACATGCTGGAAGAGGTGCGCGAGAACCAGCCCGGACAGGAAGACCTGCAAGCCCACGTAGACAGGCACGGTGCCGAGTACTTCCTCAACCAGAACTCGCGCGAACCGGTGACCGAGCCGGACGAAATGGCCCCCCTCTGGAAAATCCTGAACAAGGCGGGCTGCGACTGGACTTACGGCTCCGTGGGCTGGGCGGCAGAGAATTACTGCCTCTTCGCCGCAGACGATGAACGGTGGGAAGCCATGGTCCGCACCAAGATAAAGGCGGTGGAGGACCTTGGCTGCAAATACTGGCTGAACACGGAGTGAGGCCACGAACTGTACGCAGTCCGGTTCGGACTGCAAAAATTCAATATCAAGACAGACGTACAGATAGAATCCATCATCCGCCTTTACGCGCGCTGGGTGCGTGAAGGCAAGCTGTCCGTAAACTCCGACTGGAACAAGGACAACATCAAGTTCACCGTGCAGGACCCCTGCCAGCTGGTGCGCAAATCCTACGGAGACCCCGTGGCAGATGACCTCCGCTTCGTGGTCAAGGCGGTGGTGGGCGAAGACAACTTCATAGACATGTGGCCCAACAAGTCCAACAATTACTGCTGCGGCGGCGGGGGCGGGTTCCTGCAATCCGGCTTCCCGGAAGCCCGCCGCTACTACGGCAAGCGCAAGGATGAGCAGATTCGCAACACGGGCGCGCCTTACGTCATCGCGCCCTGCCACAACTGCCACTCGCAGATTCACGACCTGTCGGAATTCTACGGCGGCGGCTACCATGTGGTGCATCTGTGGACCCTCATCGCCCTGTCGCTGGGCATGCTCGGCGAAAACGAGCGGGAGTATCTGGGCGCGGACCTGTGCGACTGCGGGCTGTGCGAGACAAACGGCGAATAA